One stretch of Chaetodon auriga isolate fChaAug3 chromosome 18, fChaAug3.hap1, whole genome shotgun sequence DNA includes these proteins:
- the esr1 gene encoding estrogen receptor: protein MCKRQSPAQSRQPCGPVVRPRISPAFSELETLSPQRPSPPLRAPLSDMYPEESRGSGGVATVDFLEGTYDYAAPTPAPTPLYSHSTPGYYSASLDTHGPPSDGSLQSLGSGPTSPLVFVPSSPRLSPFMHPPSHHYLETTSTTIYRSSVPSSQQLASREDQCGASDDSYGVGESGPGAGAGGFEKAKDMRFCAVCSDYASGYHYGVWSCEGCKAFFKRSIQGHNDYMCPATNQCTIDRNRRKSCQACRLRKCYEVGMMKGGVCKDRGRVLRRDKRRIGPSDRVKVSKDLEHRTAPPQDRRKHSSSSSSSSSSAGGGGGKSSVIGMPPDQVILLLLGAEPPMLCSRQKLSRPYTEVTMMTLLTSMADKELVHMIAWAKKLPGFLQLSLHDQVQLLESSWLEVLMIGLIWRSIHCPGKLIFAQDLILDRNEGDCVEGMAEIFDMLLATTSRFRMLKLRPEEFVCLKAIILLNSGAFSFCTGTMEHLHDGAAVQTMLDTITDALIHHISQSGCSPQQQSRRQAQLLLLLSHIRHMSNKGMEHLYSMKCKNKVPLYDLLLEMLDAHRVHRPDRPAESWSQDDSEQHAFTTRSGGGGGGGRGSSSAGSSSGQRGSHESPSRAPTGPGVLQYGGSL, encoded by the exons ATGTGTAAGAG GCAGAGCCCGGCGCAGAGCAGACAGCCTTGCGGACCAGTAGTCAGACCCAGGATCAGCCCGGCCTTCTCAGAGCTGGAGACCCTCTCCCCGCAACGTCCCTCGCCTCCACTGCGTGCCCCCCTCAGCGACATGTACCCCGAAGAGAGCCGGGGGTCTGGAGGGGTAGCCACTGTGGACTTCCTGGAAGGGACTTACGACTACGCTGCCCCCACCCCTGCCCCGACTCCTCTTTATAGCCACTCCACCCCTGGCTACTACTCTGCTTCTCTGGACACCCACGGACCACCCTCAGATGGCAGCCTTCAGTCTCTGGGCAGTGGGCCTACCAGTCCTCTTGTGTTTGTGCCCTCCAGCCCCCGGCTCAGCCCCTTTATGCACCCGCCCAGCCACCACTATCTGGAAACCACCTCGACAACCATCTACAG GTCCAGTGTCCCGTCCAGTCAGCAGCTGGCTTCCAGAGAGGACCAGTGTGGCGCCAGCGACGACTCGTACGGCGTGGGGGAGTCGGGGCCCGGAGCCGGGGCCGGGGGCTTCGAGAAGGCCAAAGACATGCGTTTCTGTGCCGTGTGCAGTGACTACGCCTCTGGGTACCACTACGGAGTGTGGTCCTGTGAGGGCTGCAAGGCCTTCTTCAAGAGGAGCATCCAGG GTCACAATGACTATATGTGCCCGGCAACCAATCAGTGTACTATTGACAGGAATCGGAGGAAGAGCTGCCAGGCATGCCGTCTGAGGAAGTGTTACGAAGTGGGCATGATGAAGGGAG GTGTGTGCAAGGACCGTGGGCGGGTTTTGCGGCGTGACAAACGACGGATCGGCCCCAGCGACAGAGTGAAGGTCTCTAAGGACCTGGAGCACAGGACAGCGCCCCCTCAGgacaggaggaaacacagcagcagcagcagcagcagcagcagcagtgctggtgGTGGGGGAGGAAAGTCATCGGTGATTGGCATGCCTCCTGACCAG gttatcctgctgctgctgggtgcCGAGCCCCCAATGCTGTGCTCCCGCCAGAAGCTGAGCCGACCCTACACCGAGGTCACCATGATGACCCTGCTCACCAGCATGGCCGATAAGGAGCTGGTCCACATGATCGCCTGGGCCAAAAAGCTTCCAG GTTTCCTGCAGCTGTCCCTCCACGACcaggtgcagctgctggagagcTCATGGCTGGAGGTGCTGATGATCGGGCTCATCTGGCGGTCCATCCACTGCCCCGGCAAACTCATCTTCGCACAGGACCTCATACTGGACAG GAACGAAGGCGACTGTGTCGAAGGCATGGCTGAGATCTTTGACATGCTGCTGGCCACCACTTCCCGCTTCCGCATGCTCAAACTCAGACCTGAGGAATTTGTCTGCCTCAAAGCGATCATCTTGCTCAACTCTG GTGCCTTCTCTTTCTGCACCGGCACGATGGAGCACCTCCACGACGGCGCGGCAGTGCAGACCATGCTGGACACCATCACCGACGCTCTCATACATCACATCAGCCAATCGGGATGCTCGCCTCAGCAGCAGTCGCGGCGGCAGGcgcagctgctcctcctgctctcccacaTCAGGCACATGAG CAACAAAGGCATGGAGCATCTCTACAGCATGAAGTGCAAGAACAAAGTGCCTCTGTAcgacctgctgctggagatgcTGGACGCTCACCGCGTCCACCGCCCAGACAGACCAGCTGAGTCCTGGTCCCAGGATGACAGCGAGCAGCATGCCTTCACCACCAgaagcggcggcggcggcggcggcggcagagGCTCCTCCTCAGCTGGTTCCAGCTCAGGACAGCGAGGCAGCCACGAGAGCCCGAGCAGAGCCCCCACGGGTCCAGGTGTCCTGCAGTACGGTGGGTCCCTCTGA
- the dcph1 gene encoding damage-control phosphatase ARMT1 isoform X2, with translation MRNELQTDKPVLALTDGLQDTESWNQYLKRHQRPQGDQESVSWFKSPWLYVECYMYRRIQEALWLNPPISDYDVFNESKTQSFFESQQAVMTLCTYLEDVNKNMEDLAKNQLVEHFNKLLQVSLWGNKCDLSISAGQDNSQKISPIDSLNSLKPFILVDDSNMVWSTLTSTQRPGPPGKATAARVDIILDNAGFELVTDLVFADFLVSSGLVREVHFHGKSFPWFVSDVTAKDFQWTIRQTMAANHKWMSKSGVQWQSYLKEGVWSYHDHPFWTQPHEFCDMAADAPDLYAALQGADLLLFKGDLNYRKLTGDRDWDHTVGFDTALRGFGPAPLCSLRTLKANVQVGLQPGQAEKLTSQDPDWMTSGKYAVIQFYCPASEQ, from the exons ATGAGGAATGAACTGCAAACTGACAAGCCAGTACTGGCACTGACAGACGGCCTACAAGACACAGAGTCCTGGAACCAGTACCTGAAGAGACATCAGAGACCGCAAGGGGACCAGGAGTCTGTCAGCTGGTTCAAGTCTCCATGGCTTTATGTGGAGTGCTACATGTACCGCAGAATACAGGAGGCCCTCTGGCTTAA tccTCCAATCAGTGACTACGATGTCTTTAATGAGAGCAAGACTCAGAGCTTTTTTGAGTCTCAGCAGGCTGTGATGACCTTATGCACGTACTTGGAGGATGTCAACAAGAACATGGAAGATCTCGCTAAGAATCAGCTGGTGGAGCATTTTAACAAACTGTTACAG GTTTCTCTATGGGGAAACAAGTGTGATCTGTCTATCTCGGCTGGCCAAGACAACTCACAGAAGATCAGTCCAATAGATTCCCTCAACAGCTTAAAGCCCTTCATCTTGGTGGATGACTCCAACATGGTATGGTCAACTCTTACTTCCACCCAGAGGCCAGGACCACCAGGGAAAGCCACTGCAGCCAGAGTGGACATTATTCTAGACAATGCTGGCTTTGAGTTAGTCACTGACTTGGTCTTTGCAGATTTCCTGGTGTCATCCGGCCTCGTCCGTGAGGTTCATTTTCACGGCAAATCCTTCCCGTGGTTTGTCTCTGATGTCACAGCTAAAGATTTTCAGTGGACCATTCGGCAGACCATGGCGGCCAATCACAAGTGGATGTCCAAGAGTGGTGTCCAATGGCAGAGCTACCTGAAAGAGGGCGTGTGGTCCTATCATGACCATCCTTTCTGGACACAGCCCCATGAGTTCTGTGACATGGCAGCTGATGCTCCTGACCTGTATGCGGCCCTGCAGGGTGCAGATCTGTTGCTGTTTAAAGGCGATCTCAACTACAGAAAGCTGACTGGGGACAGGGACTGGGATCACACTGTGGGCTTCGATACTGCTCTGCGAGGTTTTGGGCCTGCGCCACTGTGTAGCCTTAGGACTCTTAAGGCCAACGTACAGGTTGGTCTTCAGCCAGGCCAAGCGGAGAAGCTCACCTCCCAAGATCCAGACTGGATGACCAGCGGCAAGTACGCAGTCATTCAGTTCTACTGCCCAGCGTCAGAACAGTAA
- the dcph1 gene encoding damage-control phosphatase ARMT1 isoform X1 has product MLSLIQPALSGDIHRNTNVSLRVQASSGASDFVPVLEIVSIKFEFEQCPTAKMMAADQSVHGVPPSLSAKVVGSFAYLTVRDRLPTILTKVIDTIHRNKNKFFEEYGEEGIVAEKQTISLLSKMRNELQTDKPVLALTDGLQDTESWNQYLKRHQRPQGDQESVSWFKSPWLYVECYMYRRIQEALWLNPPISDYDVFNESKTQSFFESQQAVMTLCTYLEDVNKNMEDLAKNQLVEHFNKLLQVSLWGNKCDLSISAGQDNSQKISPIDSLNSLKPFILVDDSNMVWSTLTSTQRPGPPGKATAARVDIILDNAGFELVTDLVFADFLVSSGLVREVHFHGKSFPWFVSDVTAKDFQWTIRQTMAANHKWMSKSGVQWQSYLKEGVWSYHDHPFWTQPHEFCDMAADAPDLYAALQGADLLLFKGDLNYRKLTGDRDWDHTVGFDTALRGFGPAPLCSLRTLKANVQVGLQPGQAEKLTSQDPDWMTSGKYAVIQFYCPASEQ; this is encoded by the exons ATGCTTAGTCTGATACAACCTGCCTTGTCAGGTGacatccacagaaacacaaacgtTTCACTTCGCGTTCAAGCTTCAAGCGGAGCCTCAGATTTTGTTCCTGTCCTGGAAATTGTATCCATAAAGTTTGAATTTGAACAGTGTCCTACGGCAAAAATGATGGCGGCGGATCAGTCTGTGCACGGAGTTCCTCCTTCACTGTCTGCCAAAGTGGTTGG GTCATTTGCTTATTTGACTGTGAGAGACCGGTTGCCGACCATCCTGACCAAAGTCATAGACACAATACATCgcaacaaaaacaagttttttgAAGAATATGGAGAG GAGGGTATCGTAGCAGAGAAGCAAACAATATCTCTGCTGTCTAAGATGAGGAATGAACTGCAAACTGACAAGCCAGTACTGGCACTGACAGACGGCCTACAAGACACAGAGTCCTGGAACCAGTACCTGAAGAGACATCAGAGACCGCAAGGGGACCAGGAGTCTGTCAGCTGGTTCAAGTCTCCATGGCTTTATGTGGAGTGCTACATGTACCGCAGAATACAGGAGGCCCTCTGGCTTAA tccTCCAATCAGTGACTACGATGTCTTTAATGAGAGCAAGACTCAGAGCTTTTTTGAGTCTCAGCAGGCTGTGATGACCTTATGCACGTACTTGGAGGATGTCAACAAGAACATGGAAGATCTCGCTAAGAATCAGCTGGTGGAGCATTTTAACAAACTGTTACAG GTTTCTCTATGGGGAAACAAGTGTGATCTGTCTATCTCGGCTGGCCAAGACAACTCACAGAAGATCAGTCCAATAGATTCCCTCAACAGCTTAAAGCCCTTCATCTTGGTGGATGACTCCAACATGGTATGGTCAACTCTTACTTCCACCCAGAGGCCAGGACCACCAGGGAAAGCCACTGCAGCCAGAGTGGACATTATTCTAGACAATGCTGGCTTTGAGTTAGTCACTGACTTGGTCTTTGCAGATTTCCTGGTGTCATCCGGCCTCGTCCGTGAGGTTCATTTTCACGGCAAATCCTTCCCGTGGTTTGTCTCTGATGTCACAGCTAAAGATTTTCAGTGGACCATTCGGCAGACCATGGCGGCCAATCACAAGTGGATGTCCAAGAGTGGTGTCCAATGGCAGAGCTACCTGAAAGAGGGCGTGTGGTCCTATCATGACCATCCTTTCTGGACACAGCCCCATGAGTTCTGTGACATGGCAGCTGATGCTCCTGACCTGTATGCGGCCCTGCAGGGTGCAGATCTGTTGCTGTTTAAAGGCGATCTCAACTACAGAAAGCTGACTGGGGACAGGGACTGGGATCACACTGTGGGCTTCGATACTGCTCTGCGAGGTTTTGGGCCTGCGCCACTGTGTAGCCTTAGGACTCTTAAGGCCAACGTACAGGTTGGTCTTCAGCCAGGCCAAGCGGAGAAGCTCACCTCCCAAGATCCAGACTGGATGACCAGCGGCAAGTACGCAGTCATTCAGTTCTACTGCCCAGCGTCAGAACAGTAA
- the zbtb2b gene encoding zinc finger and BTB domain-containing protein 2b has protein sequence MELANHGLILLQQLNAQREFGFLCDCTVAIGDVFFKAHKAVLAAFSNYFRMLFIHQDSDCVRLKAADIQPDIFSYLLNLMYTGKLAPQLIDPARLEQGVRFLHAYPLLQEASQSVYSHPEHSINLSTSLYGIQISDQQVALSARVPTRRQLSSPFDMEQLGSEGKCLSTPAATASYANSLPSKLASSPLDLEASTSGVKPTVEEGGMDLGSADGSSANAILHVKPSIMKRSSSFRKHYSCHLCGSRFTQRSLLREHLLQHTSALQQAPAEPSNALSPVMTGEHSMLEVEGVLKGSKLGLSASASTTAVEIISDSEQTPVSGTNSDSPRAEVSTSSWGVGGLNSQADTPPPSDIADIDNLESADLDREVKRRKYECSTCGRKFIQKSHWREHMYIHTGKPFKCSACGKSFCRANQAARHVCLNQGADTYTMVDRQSMELCAAGDDGSQMEAMFSGSSKPYKCNICATTFSSPNEVIKHLCFTQGGLMGLQGNTGAGLLLQREEFSKDEGSDLSNSGTPLEPIKTEEILVE, from the exons ATGGAGTTGGCCAACCATGGTCTtatcctgctgcagcagctgaacgcTCAGAGGGAGTTTGGCTTCCTGTGCGACTGCACTGTGGCTATCGGAGATGTCTTCTTCAAAGCCCACAAAGCTGTCCTCGCTGCCTTCTCCAACTACTTCAGAATGCTCTTCATTCACCAGGACAG tgactGTGTCCGCCTGAAAGCTGCTGACATACAGCCCGATATCTTCAGCTACCTCCTCAACCTGATGTACACAGGCAAGCTTGCGCCCCAGCTGATAGACCCTGCGCGGCTGGAGCAGGGGGTCAGATTCCTGCATGCCTATCCACTCCTGCAGGAGGCCAGCCAGTCTGTGTATTCACACCCTGAGCACAGCATCAACCTGTCCACCTCCCTCTACGGCATCCAGATCTCCGACCAGCAGGTAGCGCTGTCAGCCAGGGTTCCCACTCGACGGCAGCTCTCCTCGCCTTTCGACATGGAGCAGCTCGGCTCGGAGGGGAAGTGTTTGTCCACACCAGCTGCCACAGCTTCATATGCAAATTCCTTACCGTCCAAGCTAGCTTCCTCACCCCTAGACCTGGAGGCGTCAACGAGCGGCGTCAAGCCTACAGTTGAGGAAGGGGGAATGGACTTGGGAAGTGCAGATGGCTCCTCAGCCAACGCCATCCTCCATGTAAAGCCCAGCATCATGAAGAGGAGTTCCTCCTTTAGGAAGCATTACTCCTGTCATCTGTGCGGGAGTCGATTCACCCAGAGAAGCCTGCTGAGAGAGCATCTCCTCCAACACACCAGTGCTCTGCAGCAGGCGCCAGCTGAGCCCAGCAACGCACTCTCACCTGTCATGACTGGAGAACATAGCATGCTAGAGGTAGAGGGGGTCCTTAAGGGAAGCAAGTTGGGGTTAAGTGCCTCGGCATCCACCACAGCAGTAGAGATAATCAGCGACAGCGAGCAAACGCCTGTTTCAGGTACCAACTCGGACTCTCCCCGAGCAGAGGTGTCCACGTCCAGTTGGGGGGTGGGAGGATTGAATTCTCAGGCTGACACACCGCCTCCGTCAGACATTGCGGACATCGACAACCTGGAGAGCGCCGACTTGGACAGGGAGGTGAAGCGGCGGAAGTACGAGTGCTCCACCTGTGGGCGCAAGTTCATTCAGAAGAGCCACTGGCGCGAACACATGTACATCCACACGGGCAAGCCCTTCAAATGCAGCGCGTGCGGCAAGAGCTTCTGCCGGGCCAACCAGGCGGCCCGCCACGTGTGCCTGAACCAGGGGGCCGACACCTACACCATGGTGGACCGACAGAGCATGGAGCTGTGCGCCGCAGGCGATGACGGCAGCCAGATGGAGGCGATGTTCTCGGGCTCGTCAAAGCCTTACAAGTGTAACATTTGTGCGACCACCTTCTCCAGCCCCAATGAGGTGATCAAACACTTGTGCTTCACCCAAGGAGGTTTAATGGGGCTGCAGGGAAACACGGGCGCAGGGCTGCTGCTCCAGCGTGAAGAGTTTTCCAAAGATGAAGGCTCTGATTTGTCCAACTCTGGCACCCCACTGGAACCCATAAAGACTGAGGAAATCCTCGTAGAGTAG